One Cloacibacillus sp. genomic region harbors:
- a CDS encoding acetyltransferase, whose protein sequence is MEENDNRIFLIGAGDHAKVVLSALGACGFECAGIYDDNPALWDRSLWCLPILGQIAEMPDDADIMAVVAVGDNGVRRDICGRFKNVRWPAVVHPRSIVDSSVRLGEGTIVMAGCIIESDTVVGRQSILNSGCYLGHDTKVGDYCHAAPRSATGNNVTLGEGVFLGIGSLVRPYTAIGGWTTVGLGGAVVKDIGPGGIWTGSPARMMPPATEARKG, encoded by the coding sequence ATGGAAGAAAATGATAACAGGATTTTTCTCATCGGCGCCGGCGACCACGCGAAGGTCGTCCTTTCAGCGCTCGGGGCGTGCGGATTCGAGTGCGCGGGGATTTATGACGATAACCCCGCGCTTTGGGACAGGAGCCTCTGGTGCCTGCCAATTCTCGGTCAGATCGCGGAAATGCCGGACGACGCGGATATCATGGCGGTCGTTGCCGTCGGCGATAACGGCGTGCGCCGTGATATCTGCGGGAGGTTTAAAAATGTCCGCTGGCCGGCCGTCGTCCATCCGAGAAGCATCGTCGACAGTTCCGTGCGCCTCGGCGAGGGGACGATAGTCATGGCGGGCTGCATAATTGAATCGGACACCGTGGTCGGCCGTCAGAGCATCCTCAATTCCGGCTGTTACCTGGGGCACGACACTAAGGTAGGGGATTATTGCCACGCCGCCCCAAGGAGCGCCACCGGCAACAATGTGACGCTTGGGGAGGGGGTCTTTCTAGGCATCGGTTCGCTCGTCCGTCCCTACACGGCGATTGGCGGCTGGACGACCGTAGGTTTAGGCGGCGCGGTGGTAAAGGACATCGGCCCCGGCGGGATCTGGACTGGCAGCCCAGCCCGCATGATGCCGCCAGCGACGGAGGCGCGGAAAGGGTAA
- the nuoF gene encoding NADH-quinone oxidoreductase subunit NuoF gives MALVRAHVLVCTGTGCVSSGSKKVIAKLEEELKANSLDKEVKIVETGCQGFCEQGPLVIIYPEGTFYTHVQESDVPEIVSEHLIKGRIVGRLLFKEPLTAQSVPDYADIDFYKKQHRLVLKNCGHINPDSLEEYIGADGYEGLAKVLLTMTPEQVVEEMKKTGLRGRGGGGFPTGMKWGFCQKSPGPKKYIICNADEGDPGAFMDRSLLEGDPHAILEGMIIGAYAIGADEGYIYCRAEYPLAIKRLKQAIAQAEEAGLLGKNILGTDFNCTIHIKEGAGAFVCGEETALMASIEGKRGMPRPRPPFPAVKGLWEKPSNINNVETFANVPYIFRVGAEEYAKLGTEKSKGTKVFALTGKINNTGLAEVPMGITMREIIFDIGGGIIGGKKFKAIQIGGPSGGCIPEQLLDTPVDYDSLIAAGAMMGSGGLVVMDEETCMVDVAKFFLNFTQSESCGKCTPCREGTKHMLEMLEKITDGRGEDGDIEKLEKLAAFIKAGALCALGQTAPNPILSTLRYFRDEYEAHIKEKRCPAGACHHLLTYKITDACKGCSLCAKNCPVNAISGEPKQKYVIDAAKCIKCGACLTKCPFKAIVRG, from the coding sequence ATGGCTCTCGTAAGAGCTCACGTACTGGTCTGCACCGGAACGGGCTGCGTCTCCTCCGGTTCAAAAAAGGTAATCGCAAAGCTTGAAGAGGAACTCAAGGCCAACAGCCTTGATAAAGAGGTAAAGATAGTCGAAACGGGCTGTCAGGGATTCTGCGAGCAGGGTCCGCTGGTCATCATCTATCCCGAAGGAACCTTCTACACGCACGTTCAGGAATCTGACGTTCCCGAGATCGTTTCAGAGCATCTCATCAAAGGACGCATCGTCGGCCGCCTCCTCTTCAAGGAGCCGCTCACGGCGCAGAGCGTTCCCGACTATGCCGACATTGATTTCTACAAGAAGCAGCACCGTCTCGTGCTTAAGAACTGCGGCCACATCAACCCCGATTCGCTTGAGGAATACATCGGCGCCGACGGTTATGAAGGGCTCGCGAAGGTTCTTCTCACGATGACGCCGGAGCAGGTCGTCGAAGAGATGAAAAAGACCGGTCTCCGCGGCCGCGGCGGCGGCGGTTTCCCCACCGGCATGAAGTGGGGCTTCTGCCAGAAGTCGCCCGGACCCAAGAAGTACATCATCTGCAACGCGGACGAGGGCGACCCCGGCGCGTTTATGGACCGCTCGCTGCTTGAGGGCGACCCGCACGCGATACTCGAAGGTATGATCATCGGCGCCTACGCGATCGGAGCCGACGAAGGCTATATCTATTGCCGCGCCGAATATCCGCTCGCGATCAAGCGCCTGAAGCAGGCTATCGCCCAAGCCGAAGAGGCCGGACTGCTCGGCAAGAATATCCTCGGTACGGATTTTAACTGCACCATCCATATCAAAGAGGGCGCCGGAGCGTTCGTCTGCGGCGAAGAGACGGCCCTGATGGCCTCCATCGAAGGCAAGCGCGGCATGCCGCGTCCCCGCCCGCCGTTCCCCGCTGTGAAGGGGCTCTGGGAAAAGCCTTCTAACATAAACAACGTTGAAACATTTGCCAACGTCCCCTACATCTTCCGCGTCGGAGCGGAGGAATACGCGAAGCTGGGAACCGAGAAGTCCAAAGGAACCAAGGTATTCGCGCTGACCGGTAAGATCAACAACACCGGACTCGCGGAGGTTCCGATGGGTATTACGATGCGTGAGATCATCTTTGACATCGGCGGCGGCATCATCGGCGGCAAGAAGTTCAAGGCCATCCAGATCGGCGGTCCCTCCGGCGGATGTATCCCCGAGCAGCTTCTCGACACCCCGGTCGACTATGATTCGCTCATCGCCGCGGGCGCGATGATGGGCTCGGGCGGACTCGTCGTTATGGACGAGGAGACCTGCATGGTCGACGTCGCGAAGTTCTTCCTCAACTTCACGCAGTCAGAATCCTGCGGTAAGTGCACGCCCTGCCGCGAGGGTACCAAACACATGCTTGAAATGCTCGAAAAGATCACGGACGGCAGAGGCGAAGACGGAGATATCGAGAAGCTGGAAAAACTCGCCGCCTTCATCAAGGCCGGAGCGCTCTGCGCCCTCGGTCAGACGGCCCCGAACCCCATCCTCTCCACGCTGCGCTACTTCAGAGACGAATATGAGGCGCACATCAAGGAGAAGAGATGCCCGGCCGGCGCCTGCCACCACCTGCTGACCTACAAGATCACCGACGCATGCAAAGGCTGCAGCCTCTGCGCGAAGAACTGCCCGGTCAATGCGATCAGCGGCGAACCGAAACAGAAGTATGTCATCGATGCGGCCAAGTGCATCAAGTGCGGCGCATGCCTGACGAAGTGCCCGTTCAAAGCGATCGTGCGCGGCTAA
- a CDS encoding efflux transporter outer membrane subunit yields the protein MTVTVRYFYKYAAALALAVLAATGAQAAQKEGAAVSAGMRLGDTAWTELARIYPIGASSPDISAELTPEKLADWWDSFDDPVMTALIKRSLEKNRDLAAARARVTEARAALGINRAALLPWLDTANFWSSSRTPLAAGGTGSGGNLYRLGLDASWEIDIFGGQQAKVRAQQATLEAQYAALYSTWVSLSSEVAVNYISLRTLQERLDIANHNLRLQEDTVEIQQSKTDSGLSDNLALKQAQYTMEQTKAMIPSVESALEQTKNALAILTGEIPGTLEEELSDKKPIPRLEDREYVGIPANAIRQRPDIRQAERLLAAQLARKRSAQTDLLPKFYLTGSIGTEAGNWGGLFEGPAKLYSLLPQISWPIFHAGAIRSNIKVQGAVAEQLLAAYEQTVLAAVGEVRDALYANMREYERNASLKRGMEAAQSALEVANEKYANGLVDFTNVINAQRSLTSLSEEYTISSGQISTNAVQLFKALGGGWRPLEEAVAAAEVKW from the coding sequence ATGACGGTAACGGTAAGATATTTTTATAAATACGCGGCGGCTCTGGCTCTGGCCGTACTCGCCGCGACAGGGGCGCAGGCCGCTCAAAAGGAGGGCGCGGCGGTCTCCGCCGGCATGCGCCTCGGCGATACGGCATGGACGGAACTTGCGCGGATCTATCCTATCGGCGCGTCGTCGCCGGATATCTCTGCGGAGCTTACGCCGGAAAAGCTTGCGGACTGGTGGGATTCTTTCGATGACCCGGTAATGACGGCGCTTATAAAGAGGTCGCTTGAGAAGAACCGGGACCTCGCGGCGGCCAGGGCCAGGGTAACGGAGGCCCGCGCCGCGCTCGGGATAAACAGGGCGGCGCTCCTTCCGTGGCTCGATACCGCGAATTTCTGGAGCAGCAGCCGCACGCCGCTGGCGGCGGGCGGTACGGGCAGCGGCGGGAACCTCTACCGGCTTGGACTGGACGCGTCGTGGGAGATAGATATATTCGGCGGACAACAGGCCAAGGTCCGGGCCCAGCAGGCTACCTTGGAGGCCCAGTACGCGGCGCTGTACTCAACATGGGTCTCCCTGTCCTCGGAGGTCGCGGTAAATTATATTTCTCTGCGAACCCTTCAGGAGCGGCTCGACATAGCGAACCACAACCTTCGCCTGCAGGAGGATACCGTAGAGATACAGCAGTCTAAGACGGATTCCGGGCTCTCTGATAATCTCGCCCTGAAACAGGCGCAATATACGATGGAGCAGACGAAGGCGATGATCCCCAGTGTGGAGAGCGCGCTGGAACAGACAAAAAACGCGCTTGCCATCCTCACGGGAGAGATTCCCGGCACGCTTGAGGAGGAGTTGTCAGATAAAAAACCCATCCCCCGGCTTGAGGACAGGGAGTACGTCGGGATACCGGCGAATGCCATTCGCCAGCGTCCCGATATCCGTCAGGCGGAGCGCCTTCTGGCCGCGCAGCTGGCGCGCAAAAGGTCCGCGCAGACAGACCTTTTGCCGAAATTCTATCTCACCGGCTCGATAGGCACCGAGGCGGGAAATTGGGGCGGCCTCTTTGAAGGCCCCGCGAAGCTGTACAGCCTGCTGCCGCAGATAAGCTGGCCGATATTCCACGCCGGCGCGATACGCAGCAATATCAAAGTGCAGGGCGCGGTCGCCGAACAGCTGCTTGCCGCTTACGAACAGACGGTGCTCGCCGCCGTTGGCGAGGTGAGGGACGCCTTATACGCCAATATGAGGGAATACGAGAGAAACGCCTCTCTCAAGCGGGGTATGGAGGCGGCGCAGTCGGCGCTTGAGGTGGCGAATGAAAAGTACGCGAACGGCCTCGTAGATTTCACGAACGTGATCAACGCGCAGCGTTCTCTCACCTCGTTATCCGAGGAGTATACGATAAGCAGCGGGCAAATATCGACCAACGCCGTCCAGTTATTCAAAGCTCTCGGCGGAGGCTGGCGCCCCTTGGAAGAGGCGGTGGCCGCGGCTGAAGTAAAGTGGTAA
- a CDS encoding (2Fe-2S) ferredoxin domain-containing protein, producing MAIKSLEDLRKIKAESKKQTETRKLNDRQIIIGMGTCGITAGARAVMTAVLEELAKRNIYDVAVLQTGCIGMCQKEPLLDIVRPGEDRVTYGPVSPTDVPRIIADHLINGVVVEDLVVAKIPNKEA from the coding sequence ATGGCAATCAAGAGTCTTGAAGATCTTCGTAAGATAAAGGCAGAATCAAAAAAACAGACTGAAACGAGAAAGCTCAACGACAGACAGATCATCATCGGCATGGGCACCTGCGGCATCACCGCCGGCGCGCGCGCGGTGATGACGGCGGTCCTCGAGGAGCTTGCCAAGCGCAACATATACGACGTGGCGGTCCTCCAGACCGGATGCATCGGCATGTGCCAGAAAGAACCCCTTCTCGACATAGTGCGCCCCGGCGAAGACAGAGTCACCTACGGCCCTGTCAGCCCGACGGATGTCCCGCGTATCATCGCGGACCATCTCATCAACGGCGTCGTCGTCGAGGATCTTGTCGTAGCCAAGATCCCCAACAAAGAAGCATAG
- a CDS encoding molybdenum cofactor guanylyltransferase: protein MTRAIGGSLLLLAGGLGSRMWGKNKLYLELGGAPLLGQILTRLSPLFDETLLLAAKGGAREARERFGPLLDRWNVRITEDRAEGRGPLEGLCRGLAAMNGEWGLLLGCDMPFADKAVLRGMAALRAEETDVVAAEIGGWLEPLHAFYSRRCLPRAEAALAQSGRIKAFYRESRLTILNEETLSRLSPGYKKSFTNLNTPGDLSMIMRS, encoded by the coding sequence GTGACCCGCGCTATTGGAGGCTCGCTCCTGCTGCTCGCCGGAGGGCTTGGCAGCCGGATGTGGGGAAAAAATAAACTATATCTCGAACTCGGCGGCGCGCCGCTGCTCGGGCAGATTCTGACGCGCCTCTCGCCGCTCTTTGACGAAACGCTGCTGCTCGCGGCGAAGGGCGGCGCGCGGGAGGCGCGGGAGAGATTTGGACCGCTGCTTGACAGGTGGAACGTCCGCATAACCGAGGACCGCGCCGAGGGGCGCGGCCCCCTTGAGGGACTCTGCCGGGGGCTCGCGGCGATGAACGGCGAGTGGGGCCTCCTGCTCGGCTGCGATATGCCGTTCGCGGACAAGGCGGTACTGCGCGGTATGGCGGCCCTCCGCGCGGAAGAGACAGACGTGGTGGCGGCGGAGATCGGCGGCTGGCTTGAGCCGCTGCACGCCTTCTACAGCCGCCGCTGCCTGCCCCGCGCCGAAGCGGCGCTCGCGCAGAGCGGACGGATAAAAGCCTTCTACCGCGAATCGCGCCTCACCATCCTGAACGAAGAGACGCTCTCACGCCTCTCTCCCGGCTACAAAAAATCTTTTACAAACCTCAACACCCCCGGCGATCTGTCGATGATCATGCGCTCATAG
- a CDS encoding NADH-dependent [FeFe] hydrogenase, group A6: MELVKVTIDGITVEVPSDFTVIEAAAKAGIRIPQLCYHPELSKEGACRVCVVEIVGGRGLGAACVYPVADGMVVYTNTPKVRETRKAVVELLLANHPQDCLFCQKNQDCELQQTAADLGIREVPYTGATRSAEKDESNPSLVRDPNKCILCGRCIRACHERQGLDVYAFVNRGFKTIVEPAFGLGLDQVACTYCGQCAAVCPTAAICERDDTEKVFTALADPKKYTIVQTAPATRVALGEALGLPAGEVVTGKMVAVLRRLGFDKVFDTDFSADLTIMEEGHEFLDRVVNGGVLPMITSCSPGWINFIEIKYPDLLPHLSTAKSPQGMFGALAKTYWPETQGIAVEDIYSVSIMPCTAKKAECVRPQLQSNPGIPDVDTVLTTRELARMIKNAGIDFKNLPEEEYDSPLGSSTGAAAIFGVTGGVMEATLRTVYAVLNNGEDIPGIAFQPVRGMDGIKEATIEVPVNGEKVNVKLAVAHTLKNAKILMDKVRAGKADYHFIEVMACPGGCIGGGGQPQPVNAEIRAARTAALYSVDEAKALRQSHKNPDIAALYEKWLGKPLGEKAHHLLHTHYNAQPREF; encoded by the coding sequence ATGGAACTTGTTAAGGTTACAATAGACGGCATAACAGTAGAGGTGCCATCCGATTTTACCGTGATCGAAGCCGCTGCCAAAGCCGGAATCCGCATTCCTCAGCTCTGCTATCACCCGGAGCTTTCCAAAGAGGGCGCCTGCCGCGTCTGTGTAGTTGAGATAGTCGGCGGCCGCGGACTCGGCGCAGCCTGCGTCTATCCCGTAGCGGACGGTATGGTAGTATATACGAACACTCCGAAGGTACGCGAGACCCGCAAAGCGGTCGTCGAGCTCCTTCTCGCGAACCATCCGCAGGACTGCCTCTTCTGCCAGAAGAACCAGGACTGCGAACTTCAGCAGACGGCCGCCGACCTTGGCATCCGCGAAGTGCCCTATACCGGCGCTACGCGCTCCGCTGAAAAAGATGAGAGCAACCCGAGCCTTGTGCGCGACCCCAACAAGTGTATCCTCTGCGGCCGCTGCATCAGAGCCTGCCACGAGCGTCAGGGCCTCGACGTCTACGCCTTCGTGAACCGCGGCTTCAAGACCATCGTCGAACCGGCCTTCGGACTCGGACTCGACCAGGTCGCCTGCACCTACTGCGGACAGTGCGCCGCGGTCTGCCCGACGGCTGCCATCTGTGAGCGCGACGATACCGAAAAGGTATTCACCGCCCTCGCCGATCCCAAGAAATATACGATCGTGCAGACGGCTCCCGCGACGCGAGTCGCCCTCGGCGAAGCGCTGGGACTGCCCGCCGGCGAAGTCGTCACCGGCAAAATGGTCGCCGTGCTGCGCAGGCTGGGATTCGACAAGGTATTTGACACCGACTTCTCCGCCGACCTTACGATCATGGAAGAGGGACACGAGTTCCTCGACCGCGTCGTCAACGGCGGCGTACTGCCGATGATCACCTCCTGCTCGCCCGGCTGGATAAACTTCATCGAGATCAAGTATCCCGACCTTCTGCCGCACCTCTCGACGGCGAAATCGCCGCAGGGAATGTTCGGCGCTCTGGCCAAGACCTACTGGCCTGAGACGCAGGGTATCGCCGTTGAAGACATCTACAGCGTCTCGATCATGCCCTGCACCGCTAAGAAGGCCGAATGCGTGCGCCCGCAGCTCCAGAGCAATCCCGGAATTCCCGATGTTGACACCGTTCTCACGACCCGCGAACTCGCGCGTATGATCAAGAACGCCGGCATTGACTTCAAGAACCTCCCCGAAGAGGAATATGACAGCCCGCTCGGTTCTTCGACCGGTGCCGCCGCCATCTTCGGCGTTACGGGTGGCGTTATGGAGGCGACTCTGCGTACCGTCTACGCCGTGCTCAACAACGGAGAGGACATCCCCGGAATCGCTTTCCAGCCTGTGCGCGGCATGGACGGCATCAAAGAGGCGACGATCGAAGTGCCGGTCAACGGCGAAAAGGTCAACGTCAAGCTCGCGGTCGCCCATACGCTGAAAAATGCGAAGATCCTCATGGACAAGGTCCGCGCTGGCAAGGCCGACTATCACTTCATTGAAGTCATGGCCTGCCCCGGCGGCTGCATTGGCGGCGGCGGACAGCCACAGCCGGTCAACGCGGAGATCCGCGCCGCGCGTACGGCGGCTCTTTACAGCGTCGACGAAGCCAAGGCGCTGCGTCAGTCGCACAAGAACCCCGACATTGCCGCCCTTTACGAGAAGTGGCTTGGCAAACCGCTCGGAGAGAAGGCGCATCACCTTCTCCACACGCACTACAACGCGCAGCCGAGAGAGTTCTAA
- the nuoE gene encoding NADH-quinone oxidoreductase subunit NuoE, with translation MVEKASEKQWEQLAELLGKYRGTKGSVIPVLQQAQEIFGYLPKEVLIEISNQLDVPISQIFGVVTFYAQFHLEPRGKNIVRSCQGTACHVRGAKGVLNAIREKLGLKEGQVTTPDLKFTLETVACIGACGLAPVFMVNDETHGRLTPESVGPILDKYA, from the coding sequence ATGGTGGAGAAAGCGTCGGAAAAGCAGTGGGAGCAGCTTGCTGAGCTCCTCGGCAAATACCGCGGCACTAAGGGAAGCGTCATTCCCGTGCTTCAACAGGCACAGGAAATCTTCGGCTATCTGCCGAAAGAGGTCCTGATCGAAATCAGTAATCAGCTCGATGTCCCCATCAGTCAGATATTCGGCGTGGTGACATTCTATGCTCAGTTCCATCTTGAGCCGCGCGGAAAGAACATCGTCAGATCATGTCAGGGCACGGCCTGCCATGTTCGCGGAGCGAAGGGCGTTCTCAACGCCATCCGCGAAAAGCTCGGCCTCAAAGAGGGCCAGGTCACGACCCCCGACCTCAAGTTCACGCTTGAGACGGTGGCCTGCATCGGCGCATGCGGCCTCGCCCCGGTGTTCATGGTCAACGACGAGACGCACGGCAGACTTACGCCCGAGTCGGTCGGTCCGATACTGGACAAGTACGCTTAG
- the fdhF gene encoding formate dehydrogenase subunit alpha yields the protein MPEAVINGKRVSFEPEMTILEAAARAGITIPTLCYHPALETFGGCRICLVEAKGFSKLLPACTTPISEGMEIVTESPLLRDTRRVIVELMLLRHPFECLYCHANGRCELQRLVYNLGTKRDSFPGRADRSPTPHPVDESNQFFIRDTDKCVLCGRCVRVCESHAQYSAIDFLNRGIKTMIQRPADFGIESCDCKFCGQCVAVCPVGALTERPALGGGLAADIKRVKTVCPYCGVGCSVVVEVNRQGRVTNVTTDHTDTDSLNQGRSCVKGRFGWEFVNSPDRLTTPLIKENGEFRAASWDEALDAVAAGLRRNMGRAGFFTSARCTNEENYLMQRFAREVMSTNNVDHCAHLUHSATVAGLGETLGSGAMTNDYESIKHADTIMVIGSNTTEAHPVIGAMIKERVREGAKLIVCDPRRIELHRYADASVRQRSGSDVALVNAMMHVILKEGLHDETFVRERVEGFEALRAVVGRYTPEYAEEITGVPAETIIKAARLYGGAKNAAIFYTMGITQHITGTNNVRSLCSLALLCGNLGRPGTGVNPLRGQNNVQGACDMGCLPATLPGYLKVNTGAAAEKTRALWGCAPPEKAGLTVAAMMEAAAKGEIRALFIMGENPTVTDADTGHAVHTLENLDFLVVQDIFLTETARLADVVLPAACWPEKEGTCTNTTRAVQLLRKACDPPGEARDDWHTFVELAKRFGHQWHFDSAKDIFEEIRKANPAYAGMNYERLENGYLQWPCPDENHPGTPILHKEKFARAGGKALFSPCEWSAPHEWPDGEYPFIATTGRSLFHYHSGSMTRRGAPGRHLKELYIEINPADAKNLTLAEGEMLTVTSRRGFVSGRARITEKVAPGMVFLPFHFAEAPANLLTAAVWDPTSETPGFKVSAVRLSKG from the coding sequence ATGCCGGAGGCGGTAATAAACGGTAAAAGGGTCTCCTTTGAGCCGGAAATGACGATATTGGAGGCGGCGGCGCGCGCCGGGATAACAATCCCGACGCTCTGCTACCATCCGGCGCTCGAGACATTCGGCGGCTGCCGTATCTGCCTGGTAGAGGCGAAGGGCTTTTCCAAACTCCTTCCGGCCTGCACGACCCCCATTTCGGAGGGTATGGAGATCGTCACGGAGAGCCCGCTTCTCCGCGATACGCGCCGCGTCATTGTGGAATTGATGCTGCTGCGCCATCCGTTCGAATGCCTTTACTGCCACGCGAACGGCCGCTGTGAGCTGCAAAGGCTCGTCTACAACCTCGGGACTAAAAGAGATTCCTTCCCCGGACGCGCGGACCGTTCGCCGACGCCGCATCCCGTCGACGAATCAAATCAATTTTTTATCCGCGATACCGATAAATGCGTGCTCTGCGGTCGCTGCGTGCGCGTCTGCGAGAGCCACGCGCAATACAGCGCCATCGATTTTCTGAACCGCGGCATCAAGACGATGATACAGCGCCCCGCCGATTTCGGCATCGAGTCCTGCGACTGTAAATTCTGCGGCCAGTGCGTCGCCGTCTGCCCCGTCGGGGCCCTCACCGAGAGACCGGCGCTCGGGGGCGGCCTCGCCGCCGATATAAAACGCGTAAAGACCGTCTGTCCCTACTGCGGCGTCGGCTGCTCCGTCGTCGTCGAGGTAAACCGGCAAGGCAGGGTGACAAACGTCACCACCGACCACACCGACACGGACTCTCTCAACCAGGGCAGAAGCTGCGTCAAGGGACGCTTCGGATGGGAATTCGTGAACAGCCCCGACCGCCTGACGACGCCGCTGATAAAAGAAAACGGAGAATTTCGCGCCGCCTCTTGGGATGAGGCGCTCGACGCGGTGGCGGCAGGGCTTCGGCGCAACATGGGACGCGCCGGCTTCTTCACCTCGGCCCGCTGTACGAACGAGGAAAACTATCTCATGCAGCGTTTCGCGCGCGAGGTGATGTCCACCAACAACGTCGACCACTGCGCCCACCTCTGACACTCCGCTACGGTGGCGGGTCTCGGCGAGACCCTCGGAAGCGGCGCGATGACAAACGACTACGAGTCAATCAAACATGCCGATACGATCATGGTGATCGGCTCCAACACGACAGAGGCCCATCCGGTCATCGGCGCGATGATCAAAGAACGCGTGCGCGAGGGGGCCAAGCTTATCGTCTGCGACCCGCGCCGCATCGAACTGCACCGGTACGCCGACGCGTCGGTGCGCCAGAGGAGCGGCTCCGACGTCGCGCTGGTCAACGCGATGATGCATGTCATATTAAAGGAAGGGCTTCACGACGAAACCTTCGTCAGGGAGCGTGTCGAAGGCTTCGAGGCGCTCAGGGCCGTCGTCGGCAGATATACCCCGGAATACGCCGAAGAGATAACCGGCGTGCCCGCGGAGACGATAATCAAAGCGGCGCGCCTCTACGGCGGGGCGAAAAACGCCGCCATCTTCTACACGATGGGCATCACGCAGCATATCACGGGGACAAACAACGTGCGCAGCCTCTGCAGCCTAGCGCTGCTCTGCGGCAACCTCGGACGGCCCGGTACCGGGGTAAACCCGCTGCGTGGCCAGAACAACGTGCAGGGAGCCTGCGACATGGGATGCCTTCCAGCCACGCTGCCGGGATACCTCAAGGTGAATACCGGGGCCGCTGCGGAAAAGACGCGCGCCCTTTGGGGATGCGCCCCGCCGGAAAAGGCGGGACTCACCGTCGCGGCGATGATGGAGGCGGCTGCGAAGGGCGAAATCAGGGCGCTCTTCATCATGGGTGAAAACCCCACCGTCACCGACGCCGACACCGGCCACGCCGTTCACACCCTGGAAAACTTAGACTTCCTCGTCGTGCAGGACATCTTCCTCACCGAGACGGCGCGGCTCGCGGACGTTGTGCTGCCGGCCGCCTGCTGGCCCGAAAAAGAGGGGACCTGCACCAACACGACGCGCGCCGTGCAGCTGCTGCGCAAAGCCTGCGATCCGCCAGGCGAGGCGCGCGACGACTGGCACACCTTCGTTGAACTCGCAAAGCGTTTCGGACACCAGTGGCACTTCGACAGCGCCAAAGACATCTTTGAAGAGATACGAAAGGCCAACCCCGCCTACGCGGGCATGAACTACGAACGGCTGGAAAATGGATATCTGCAATGGCCCTGCCCCGACGAAAACCACCCGGGGACGCCGATCCTGCATAAAGAAAAATTCGCGCGCGCCGGCGGCAAAGCCCTCTTTTCGCCCTGCGAATGGAGCGCGCCGCACGAATGGCCCGACGGCGAATACCCCTTTATCGCCACAACAGGGCGCAGCCTGTTCCACTACCATTCCGGAAGCATGACGAGGCGCGGCGCGCCCGGACGGCACCTTAAAGAGCTCTATATCGAAATCAACCCCGCGGACGCGAAAAACCTCACGCTGGCCGAGGGGGAGATGCTCACCGTGACCTCCAGACGCGGCTTCGTCTCGGGACGCGCGCGGATAACGGAAAAGGTGGCTCCGGGGATGGTCTTTCTGCCGTTCCACTTCGCCGAGGCCCCGGCCAACCTGCTGACGGCGGCGGTCTGGGACCCGACCTCCGAGACGCCCGGCTTCAAGGTGAGCGCCGTGAGGCTCTCGAAGGGATAG